In one window of Nocardia brasiliensis DNA:
- a CDS encoding LysR family transcriptional regulator, which translates to MTLRQYEYALAVAEAGSVTAAAELLHVAQPSMSQQIRALERELGVTLFARTPTGLVPTVVGRAFLREAQVAVSASRRARAAARASGAELVGELLVAAQLGLGTRQLPSALAALRRRFPRLEVTVFEEPNPAELERMGRQGVLDLVLVTAPCDERSADAHHLGDEEFVVVLSDGHRLLAGDRVELRELADEPWVRFDRDSALDGVLREVLRDNGLTPSTAARVSQAATAVRWASHGLGVTLVPASAVPQGYEHLARPVFPVVSQPILAAIRHNAGPAETALLELLRQETWHRSASFTPVRADELRAG; encoded by the coding sequence ATGACCCTTCGGCAGTACGAATACGCCTTGGCCGTCGCCGAGGCGGGCTCGGTGACGGCGGCGGCGGAGTTGCTGCACGTGGCGCAACCCTCGATGTCCCAGCAGATCCGTGCCCTGGAGCGCGAGCTCGGCGTGACGCTCTTCGCGCGCACCCCGACCGGGTTGGTGCCCACCGTCGTCGGTCGCGCGTTCCTGCGCGAGGCTCAGGTCGCGGTGAGCGCGTCGCGGCGGGCGCGGGCGGCGGCGCGCGCGTCCGGCGCGGAGCTGGTGGGTGAGTTGCTGGTGGCGGCGCAGCTCGGTCTCGGCACGCGGCAGTTGCCGAGTGCGCTGGCCGCGCTGCGCCGCCGCTTTCCCCGCCTCGAGGTGACCGTCTTCGAGGAGCCCAATCCGGCCGAGCTGGAACGGATGGGCCGTCAAGGTGTGCTCGACCTCGTGCTGGTGACCGCGCCCTGCGACGAACGCTCGGCCGACGCCCATCACCTCGGCGACGAGGAATTCGTCGTGGTGCTCAGCGACGGACACCGCCTGCTCGCGGGGGACCGGGTCGAACTGCGCGAGCTGGCCGACGAACCCTGGGTGCGGTTCGACCGGGACAGCGCCCTCGACGGCGTGCTCCGAGAAGTCCTGCGGGACAACGGACTCACCCCGAGCACCGCCGCTCGGGTATCCCAGGCGGCGACGGCGGTGCGCTGGGCCTCGCACGGGCTCGGCGTCACGCTCGTGCCCGCCTCCGCGGTGCCCCAGGGGTACGAGCACCTGGCCCGCCCGGTGTTTCCGGTGGTCTCGCAACCGATCCTGGCCGCGATCCGGCACAACGCGGGCCCGGCCGAGACGGCCCTGCTCGAGCTGTTGCGGCAGGAAACGTGGCACCGGTCCGCGTCGTTCACCCCGGTGCGGGCCGACGAACTCAGAGCTGGGTAG
- a CDS encoding DinB family protein has product MNTNRITVGGERALIENMLDRNREALIETVRGLSEDDARRKLVASLTTPISLIKHAAGAERIWFQRFWAELDEAECDGYSRRDEGTFAVAEDESLADVIAEFERASARSREIAARFDLDETKDNPLEGTVSMRWTLLAMIEEFARHAGHGDILREQLDKAC; this is encoded by the coding sequence ATGAATACCAACCGAATCACCGTCGGTGGCGAACGCGCACTCATCGAGAACATGCTCGACCGCAACCGGGAGGCGCTCATCGAGACCGTGCGCGGACTGTCGGAGGACGACGCGCGCCGCAAGCTGGTCGCGTCGCTGACCACGCCGATCTCGTTGATCAAGCATGCCGCGGGCGCGGAACGGATCTGGTTCCAGCGGTTCTGGGCCGAGCTGGACGAGGCCGAATGCGACGGCTACTCGCGGCGCGACGAAGGAACCTTCGCCGTCGCCGAGGACGAGTCGCTGGCCGATGTCATCGCCGAATTCGAGCGGGCGAGCGCGCGTTCCCGGGAGATCGCGGCCCGCTTCGACCTCGACGAGACCAAGGACAATCCCCTCGAAGGCACGGTCAGCATGCGCTGGACCCTGCTCGCCATGATCGAAGAGTTCGCCAGGCACGCGGGCCACGGCGACATCCTGCGAGAACAGCTCGACAAGGCGTGTTGA